The Terriglobus tenax genome contains a region encoding:
- a CDS encoding sensor domain-containing diguanylate cyclase: MIRRRQFEVIDGGQMDQVRVFHDVARALTSQLELGVILRTIMDKMAQFFAPERWSLLMVDEKANELYYEIAIGEETEYLRTLRLKMGEGVAGWVAQSNQALIVPNVSSDPQWSAYAKRHPELNMQSLACVPIQADGKVLGVIQLMNSKLDLMSEYSVTFLRILCDYAAIAIQNSRRMELIQELTITDDVTGLFNARYLYKALEDEVKKGKRSHFSLMFMDMDHFKEVNDTHGHLVGSRLLAEVGNLLQRIFGTANPAFRYGGDEFVVLMPGLGKERAVTLARTLYDAVGDARFLTGEGLSLRVQGSLGLATFPEDGDTVHSIIRAADTMMYEVKNTTRNNLAVVGMGLLYDRPMQTPTQRDARGTAIGQSVVT; the protein is encoded by the coding sequence GTGATTCGGCGGCGACAATTCGAAGTCATTGACGGCGGGCAGATGGACCAGGTCCGCGTCTTCCACGATGTGGCGCGTGCGCTGACGTCGCAGTTGGAGCTTGGCGTTATTCTGCGCACCATCATGGACAAGATGGCGCAGTTCTTTGCGCCGGAGCGCTGGTCACTGCTGATGGTGGATGAGAAGGCCAATGAGCTTTACTACGAGATTGCCATTGGTGAAGAGACGGAATACCTGCGCACGCTGCGCCTGAAGATGGGCGAAGGAGTTGCCGGGTGGGTGGCGCAGAGCAACCAGGCGCTGATCGTTCCCAATGTGAGCTCTGATCCGCAGTGGTCTGCCTATGCCAAGCGTCATCCGGAACTGAACATGCAGTCGCTGGCCTGTGTGCCGATTCAGGCGGACGGCAAGGTGCTGGGCGTTATCCAGCTGATGAACTCAAAGCTCGACCTGATGAGCGAGTATTCGGTCACCTTTCTGCGCATTCTGTGCGATTACGCGGCGATTGCCATTCAGAACTCACGGCGCATGGAACTGATCCAGGAGCTGACGATCACCGACGACGTGACCGGGCTGTTCAACGCACGCTACCTGTACAAGGCGCTTGAAGATGAGGTGAAGAAGGGGAAACGCAGCCACTTCAGCCTGATGTTCATGGATATGGACCACTTCAAGGAAGTGAACGACACCCATGGACACCTGGTCGGCAGCCGTCTGCTGGCCGAGGTAGGAAACCTGCTGCAACGCATCTTTGGTACGGCGAATCCTGCGTTCCGCTATGGCGGCGATGAATTTGTTGTGCTGATGCCAGGGCTGGGGAAAGAACGTGCGGTGACACTGGCCCGGACGCTCTACGATGCCGTGGGCGATGCGCGCTTTTTGACCGGGGAAGGCCTCTCGCTGCGGGTACAGGGTAGCCTGGGACTGGCTACCTTCCCGGAAGACGGCGACACGGTGCACTCGATTATCCGCGCGGCAGACACGATGATGTACGAGGTAAAGAACACCACACGCAACAACCTGGCGGTGGTGGGCATGGGCCTGCTGTATGACCGGCCGATGCAGACGCCGACCCAGCGCGATGCGCGCG